The DNA window TAATGCTGAGGAAATGGCTCATTATATTCCGGCAAAGCGTATGAGTAGGATGCTCATAGATGTTGACAGAAAACAATTTAGGTAGCAAAATCATTTCTCGGCAACTATAAGTACAAAAATGACAAGAGATTTATCTTCACAAATCCTTGATTTTTCTCTATCAAGTTGGGAGCTGTAGATCCATCAGTTTTTTTTTTACTgtcaccgggggggggggggggggggggggggggggggggggggtgagttTTCCCCACCTGAATCGCGGTAATGTTTACATTTTGAGAGAAATGGAATCCACCAGGTTGATCGACCTACAGCTTTGCTTCAGTAAAATGAAATGCAATCAAGTAGCACTTATACTGTTCTAGGTTTCTTGCTTGACTCCAACCAAACTAATCTATTGAACTGGAATCTACGCCTAGAAATACAAGCTAACCTCTGAAAAGAACATTGCCGCAACAAGAAGAACAATCGACTCCAGCACTGACTTAGCATCAAACAGCCACCAAATTTACGAAAACATTAGCAACAAAAGGCAGGGCACGCGAATCGAGCAGCAAAGGAGGCACCTTTCACACACAGAAACACTTGCTCCTGGTACCaagaaacaaacaaacaaacgtgGCTGCAAGAAGTTTCAGAGGTTCGCCGGTCCGCTTACCGGGGCAAACACGGGGTAGTCCTCGGCAGCGGCGGGCAGGAGGCCCGGCCTGGTGAGCGCCGGCGACACGGCCGGCGGCAGGCGGATGACGGCGGGGCTCCGGCTGGCGCAGGCGTAGGTCCCTGCATtggaggcgccgccgccgccgccatggaggAGCGCGGCATGGAGCGTGCGCAGCTCGGCGGCCTGGATGTCCTGGCGCAAGGTCGGGAGCGCCGGCGGGAGGTaggcggcgaggaggaggcggACCCTAGAAATAAAATATTTATCTAACTATACTGCTTCAATTATTCATCCCAACTATACTACTCAAGAAAATATTCATCTAACTATAGTACTTGAATTATTCACCCCAACTATAGTATTCAAAACATTATTTTAAAATTATATTTTACCCTTGACTACATAAAATAATTTCAAAAAAGAAATTACCGGTCCTATTTTTTGGTCCCTAATCCCCTCAATTTTGGAGACGTCGGGAGGCGTTATGGTGCATATGGCCCCACCAACCATAAACACATCTAACGCCTCGTGACGCCTCCGTCATAAATGTCTCTCAACGCCTCTGTCTTGCTAGCCGTCGGATCGCTCGTCATGAGCCGTCGAAATTCCCCCAACCATCGTAAAAAATTTCTATTTAATTATTAGTTCATCATATATATTTTTGTTGCCCACTACTTTGTTCCGTAAAAACCTTTGGCACTGCCACAGCAGTTCAGGTCAGCTCATCTCCTTCAGTCCAGTCTTAGTGAAAATGTTGCTAGCTAATGATGATCCCTAAATGGTAGAGACACTTATATGAACATGTGCTTTTAGCTGTATGTCTTTGCACTAATCATCTATGTTGTCCATGTAAGATGTCCGAATCATTTGTAATGCTACACACTGCAATTGATCTATTAATCAGCATGTCACTGTTCTACTTCTCAGGACATGTCCGAATAGAAAGTGTctatctcttttttttttaagatCAGAAAGTGTCTATCTCAGGTTCTGCAAGTGCAACTATAGGAACAATTTATTCTATGGAAGTTTAGATGGGATTCCGCTCATGGGCTCCAAATTATAACTAGGAAAGATTGAGAATGGAAAGATTGAACTTGGAACCGCGGTTTACTAAATTAGTATGAGAGACATTAATTCATAAGCTTAAATATCTCGGCAGATGTTCCGTTAAATTTTATTTCAGTGTTGTGGGGTGTTTAACATGACTTACTGGCTCTATGATATTGTGACCATCCTCCTTTGCTTGTGTTGCAGGTTCTGTGAATGCAGCCAATTGTGCAGAGCTAGCAAAGAAAGAAGATATtgatggttttcttgttggtGGTGCCTCCTTGAAGGTATGACAAATTAACCTCAGATCTTTGTACATAATCTCCTTTGTTCCGTAACTTCTATTGTCAGTGGCTGCTGTTTGTAGCTCTTAAAACTCCTCTTGCAACTTTCATTATACACTTCCAAATCTCAATGGTGTTTAACAGGACTATGTATACCGATCTCTGTTCAGTAGTGGTTTTAAAATCATCTACTTGCAATGTTTTGCTGCCTTTGTTCTCAGTGGTGTTAAATAAGGCCGGTTATGTTATTTGATCTCTCCACTCCGTATGCAGCATATAGTTTACAAAACCTTCAAGAAGCTGTCAAAAATTTTGAACCATCAGTGTACCTAGCCTGCTATATAATAATCAATGATCTGTTAACAAATTTCTTGGTTTTGGCAGGCACCGGATTTCGCGACCATTGTCAACTCAGTGACTGCCGAGAAAGTTGCTCGTCCTGTTTAGGTGTTgtttgcttctcttataatccgtctttttttagcttatttttttagccgaaacagtgtttttctctcacaccaaattagcCGGAATAACAGCAAAGCCAACGGGGCTCATCTGCCACGCCATAAAGCTTGTGATTGTGGGAGCCTGGGAGGTGCTCCGTGTGAATGTGATTGTGTGCCGTCACCTCCTGGTTTTGCTGATTTGCAGCGCGGAAACAGAAAATAATGCAAGATGtcatcattttttttttgttctcgtAGACCTGTACGTGACGGGTACGTTGGGAAAAAAAACTTGTTGAGAGTCGAGGAGAATTATAAGTTTTTTTTTacacttctcctatatttcaggtgcctgaattttatAATGATTTCAGGAAACACTTTTATACCCCCCACTAGTACAAGTAAATTATTAattttgtgatttgttatttatGTTTGTGTCGTAGCATATCAAATTTTTGTCTTTGTCTAACTATAGAAATAATTATAAATTGTTGATTGTCTTTGTGCCAATACAAATCAGATTTTGTTAGATTTGTGATTTTGTCTAACTAAGTTTTTATTATCGAAATAAAAAATTACAGATTGTGCCTACAAAAATTACATAAAACGAAAActataattttaatataaaatatatgtaataatCATCGTCCGAAAGAAACTAAATTCAAGCATCTGAATTTTAGCAAATCTTTTTTTTATGCCTCAATACTTAAGCACAAGTTGTAGTAGAAATGATAAGTGCCTTGGGAGCCCGCAGCCGTACGCCTCCGGCCGACGACTAcgatcggcggcggcgcctgggcTCCCATGATCTCCCCCACCGGAATGGACGgccaggctccacctcttctcGACGCCGTCGTGCCCGAGCCCCTTGCAGCCGGCGACGAGTTCCATCTGCCGCGTCCTGTCGAGGTGGAGGACGCCCTGCCCTCCGGTATGGACGGCCAGGCTCCACTTCTCGACGGCGTCGCGCGGGATCCCCTTACCGTGTCCGACGAGCTGCAGCCCACGGgcgaggtggtggaggaggacaCCCTACCCGTCGCGCCCGACATCTTCAAGggtgaggtggtggaggaggacgtCCCACCAGTCGCAACCGACATCGTCAACGATGCCTCTTCGGAGGGCCCCAGGCTGGCAGCGGTGGCGTCGTGCTCACCGACGAGCTCCGCGACCGCATCGTCAAGCAGGTCGAGTACTATTTCAGCGATGAGAATCTTCCTACGGACGAGTTCCTGTTGAAATAtgtgaagaagaacaagaagggccTTGTTCCTATTGAGACCATTGCATCATTTAGAAGAATGAAGAAACTCGTTCAAGACCTCTCAGTAATTTAAGCTGCACTCAGGACATCACCAAAGCTGGTTGTAAGTTCAGATGGGAAACGGGTCAGGAGGTTACATCCGTTGCCACACAATGAATTGAAAGATTCAAAGAAAAGCACTGCTTTGGTCGAAAATCTACCTCCAGATTTATCCATGGAGAGTATTCAGGAAAAACTCGGTACGGTGGGCAAAGTTGTGAACATAACAATTAATGATCCAGAATTAGCGAAAGAATCTTCAACTGCTAAGAAGCCTGACTTCAATTTAAGTAGTAAGGTTCATGTACTTGTTGAGTACTAGCACATTGCCCGCGCTAACGCTATGGCAACATTTTGTACCATACACATCACTACGATTGCACACGGTCTTAGAAGATAAATTTAACAGGGCGTGACCAACTTCATCCGCTGAGCAGCTTCCTTGGCAAGCAGCTTTTCCCCTTACCTTGGTTTTCGCCTGTGATTTGGAACCCATGACACCACCACCCCAGTTCTTACTGACCTCATGAAACTTGTCGTTGAAGTTGGCCTAGGAGAGAATGAGTTCCCGTCAGTACATAAGTCAATTGAACACAAATTGGATGCGGAGAAAAAGATATTCATAAAATCCAACCTTAATAGCCTGCAGGATCTTGCTGAACTGAAGATTGTCCTCATTCTTGACGGTGGTCATGCAAAGAACAGATGCAGTATTCTTGTGAACGACCTACATGAAGTTATTCATTAGCTAAGAAACATATAACTCCAGCTAACAAAAAACATAACAATTGTACGTTTTATGCATAGCTAGCGTGTTAATAATGATATGAAGTTCTCTCCAAATATGTGTTTGCTATTCAATTGGGCAACACCAAAGTATTTTCAATCAGCACTAAACTGGAAAATGAGGTTATCATCATACATGGAAATCTGCTACAAAGAATGTaccaacaagaaaaagaagacaGAAGCTTGTTGTTATGGTGGGGAACGTCtacacaaggaagaggagggccAGTGGCTGAGAGGTGGACCGGGCCAGAGCGCGATCACCATCGTCACAGCACGCCTATAGTGTCAGTTGGGCGTCAGTTGCTAGATCCTAGAGTTTAGGAGAGAATTCAGGATAGGAGTCATTTGGTTGTTATCCCTTTGCATTAGCTGAAAGTAGTTAGGATTGGAGTTTAAGTATTGAACCTTTGTGCTTAATAAAGTTTAGCCAGGGAATAGAGATTACTCTATCCTGCTCCTTGGCGCTGCCCTGTTCAGGTCACTGCTCACGATCCGGCACACcaggcgccgagcacggcgccgccGGGAACCCAAGCCTCGGCCTTCCCCTACACATCCTTACGCCCTGAGGCCCTGAGGCCGCAACAACCTGGTATCAGCGACCATGGCTTCCTCGGCCTCCGTCGTTTCCACCGCCGCCGCTTCCTCCGCGCCCCTCGCCGCCCCCACCACCGCCGCGCCCACCTCCGCTGCCCTAGTGCCCACCGCGCCGCTCCCCTATTCCCAGCAGCCGACGCCGCCGGCCTCTCCCACAGAGGCGTTTAACGCATTGACGGCGGCCATCTATGGAATGCAGCGCCAGCTCGGCGACTTGACGCTGCGTGTGATGGCGCTCGAGGGTCGTCCATCACCCTCGTCGCAGCCGTTCCAGTATGGACTGGCCGGGTACGGCGGCATAcctgcaggaggaggaggaggaggagacggatCGGCCGGCCTGTCGATCCAGCCGAAATGCGGCGGCGGTGCCTTACGGACGCAGGAGCCCTGGAGCGACGCGGACCATACGAATGCAGgggggcggcgcggcggcgcacGACATGCAGATCACCGCCACGAACAGGCATGCGACCCCCCGCGCGGTGTCCATGGGCGGCGCCTCCTTTCCCTTCCCCACTCCCACCATCCGGCAAGCTTGCAGAGtaggcctcgcctcgcctcgcctcgctttACCCGGCTGCGTTGTCTCGGTGTCCGCCTCCGCCTTCACCAGCCTTCTCCCACCTCACTCGATCCTGCGCAGCGGGCGTGTCCGGCGGCTACCACCGATGGCGCTCGGGCTTCGCCCTCTGAGCCGGCCGCCGGGCGGGGAGGGGCGCAGGATCGTGGGTGGCGGCGGCGAGATGAGGGGTGAGAAGGCAGGTGGAGATTAGGGGCGAGACTTTTTTTTTCTTCGATTTTCTTCGTAGGGGGGCAGGGATCGAACCCTGTCCATCGCGCCTGCCGCCTGGGGTCGTGGTCGCCGCGCGTGGGGTTTCAGCGATGCCGTGCcgctggtttttttttttttaacagATGGCACTTTCATTACTTTGAAAGATCGTTACAAAGTAAATCCCGAATGGACTCCGGGGCTTCATTTAGCCACATCAAACCAGCCGTCTGGTTAGCCGATTTAGCTAATACATGAGCTACCTCGTTACAATTTCGACTAACAAAGACAAAAGAAATAGCATCAAAGTTGTTTTTCATTATCTTGATGTCTTGGACGATTGCTCCCATATGAGACCTATCCAGAGTTTTTTCCATAAGCTTTCGTACCAAGTTTAAGCGGTCTGAAGCAATTACCACTTTTTTGAAGTGTTGATCACATATGAACTTTAAAGCCCATCGGACAGCCAAAGCTTCAGCCATTTCTAGTTCAGAGACTCTGCAAATTACTTGGTTTGTTGCAGCCAAGAAATTTCCATTGTGGTCTCGTATCACACATCCAGCTCCCATTCTTTCTGATTTCACTAAAAACAACAGCATCAACATTTGCCTTAACCCAACCTTCCGACGGTGGAACCCATCGTTTGGTAGATGCATTAGGCTCACACCTGTTGGAAAAATTGGGAACATCAAACGCATAGCATTACCACTTGAATATATGCTTTAATTTTTTCAACTATCCGATATGGGTGAACAATATCTTCCCCATTTCTAACACCATTCCTATTCTCCCAAATATGCCACATAATTACAGTAAAGATAGTAGACTCTTCATTAGATGCATTAGCTAAAAACTCCCATAACCACTGCTTTGGAGAAAGAAACGGGTTAAGTTTATAATTTATACCACACCATTTCTTCATTTCACGCCATATTTCTGCAACGTATTGACATTTGATGAAGGCATGAGCCACCGTTTCTACCTGCCCACAAAAGCAGCAAGCATCAGTGGTACAAACATGTTAGAATGTAATAGTAACAGCCCATATTGGGTGTACGGCCCATTGGCCTTGTACATTGTAACCCTAGCCTATTAGGCTATATAATGAAGGTCACCCCCCTGATTAAGGTGTGCGGTGTTGCTTTACATGGTATCAGCCCTAATTACGGTCCTTTCCTTCCGCTCTCGCGCCTCCTCTGCCCGTGCGTCCTCCGTGAGGACGTGCGCCACCGCACCAGCCCGGCCACACGCGCACTCGCACCGCCGCCAGCCCAGGCCGCGCGCGCACTCGCGCCGCCGCCCCTGCCCCGCGTTGTGATCGCCAGGCCGCACGCCTCCTCCAGTCGCGCCACCTCGTCGCGCGCGCGATTGCCGCTCCAGGCCGCCGTGCGGATCGCGCCGGCGCCCTGTAGCCGCGCCCATGACGTCGTCGTCGAGTTCCTCCTCCACAACCGGCGCCCTCGGCCCCCAGTCGTCCGGCACCATGGGGGACTCTCTCGCTGCTCCCTTCTTCGCCGCCTACGCCTCCGTCAACGTGAAGCAGCACGTCCCCATCGCGCTCAGCCTCGAGCGCCCGAACTACTCCAAGTGGAAGGCGTTCTTCACCGCCCTCTGCGGCAAGTACGGGCTGCTCGGCCACATCGATGGCACGGAGGCCGCGCGCCCGGCTGACCCCCTGTGGTCTCAGCCTGACGCCTACATCCGCGGCTGGATGTACGGCTCCGTCGACGACGCCGTCCTCGACCTCGCTATGGAGCCCGATCAGGATGCGCGCGCTCTGTACATCTCTATCGAGGCCCTGTTCCAGGCGAACAAGGAGTCCCGCGCC is part of the Miscanthus floridulus cultivar M001 chromosome 9, ASM1932011v1, whole genome shotgun sequence genome and encodes:
- the LOC136483100 gene encoding uncharacterized protein, producing the protein MPVRGGDLHVVRRRAAPLHSYGPRRSRAPASVRHRRRISAGSTGRPIRLLLLLLLQVVHKNTASVLCMTTVKNEDNLQFSKILQAIKANFNDKFHEVSKNWGGGVMGSKSQAKTKVRGKAACQGSCSADEVGHALLNLSSKTVCNRSDVYGTKCCHSVSAGNVLVLNKYMNLTT